Part of the Deltaproteobacteria bacterium genome is shown below.
AGGACTGGCTGACGAACAGGGTTTTCCCCATCAGGGTTACCTAGATTTCGCCGCGATCAGCCTTAGTCCAACCACCGGCACCTTGCTGTTGCGTGGGGTCTTCCCCAATCCGGACGGAAAAATTCTATCCGGCTTATTCGCCCGGCTGCGGATCCCGGTGAGAAAAGAAAGGTCGGCCCTCCTGGTGCCGGAGGTGGCCATTGGTTACGACCAACAGGGATCCTATGTCCTACTAGTTGATGACCAAAATGTAGTGGTCCGCTGTCAGGTCCAGCTCGGCGCTAAAGTTGACGACTGGCGCGTTATTGAAGAAGGGTTAACGGGGGACGAGCGTGTCATTATCAACGGGCTGTTGCGGGCCATTCCTGGCAAACCAGTGACCCCGGTCCAAGAAGGACAAGAAGGCTCAGAACAAAAGGGCGAAATGACTTCTAACCAGGCCAAGCCGAAAAAAGCAGTCCCATGATCTCCCGCTTTTTCATCGAACGGCCCATCTTTGCCAACGTGATTGCCATCATCATCATCCTTCTCGGTCTGGTCTGCCTGTTCACATTGCCGGTGGCGCAGTATCCAGAAATCGTTCCGCCAACCATCCAGATAACCACTAATTATCCGGGGGCCAGCGCCGAGATCGTGGCCAATACGGTAGGAATTCCCATTGAACAGGCGGTTAACGGGGTGGAAAAATCCATTTACCTGTCTTCAACCAGCTCCAGTACCGGAAATTACACCTTAACCGTCACGTTTGAGGTGGGCACTGATCTCAATGCCTCACTGGCCCTGGTGCAGAATATGGTAAACAGCGCCTTGCCCCAACTTCCAGAAACCGTCCAATCCCAGGGAATTACTATCAAGAAAGTCTCTCCCAATATTCTGCTGGTGATCAGTCTCTACTCGGAGGACGATCGCTACGATGAGACTTTCCTGTCTAATTATGGCGTGATCAACCTGCAATATCCGCTGGCCCGGCTGCCAGGCGTCGGTCAGATCAACGTTGTTGGTGCCGGGCCTTATAGTATGCGGGTCTGGCTGGATCCCAACAAGCTCCAGGATTACTCTCTGACTACCCTGGATGTGGTAAACGCCATCCAGCAGCAAAACGTCCAAGTGGCAGCCGGACAACTCGGGGGACCACCGGTGCCCCCGGACCAAGCCTGCCAATTCACCATTAATGCCTTGGGCCGACTCTCGGACGTGGAGCAGTTCGAAAATATCATCGTCAAAAGCGTGCGGGGCGAAACCGCGGAAATTGTTCGGGTGCGGGATGTTGCCCGGGTCGAGCTGAGCCAACAGTATTATAGCAATTTTGCTGGGGTAAGCGGTCACCATGCCTCACAAATCCTGGTTTATGCCTTGCCCGGCGCCAATTCTATCAATGTCGCCAACCAGGTGCGGCAGGCCATGACCGAAATGAGCCGGACCTTCCCGGAAGGTTTAAGATACGAGATTATTTACGACACCACCAAATTCGTCGATGAGGCCATTCACGCCGTTTACACCACCTTACTTGAAGCTGGCATCCTGGTGCTTATTGTCATCATGGTATTTTTACAAAACTGGCGGGCGATGCTGGTCCCGGCCACCACGGTGCCGGTGACCATCATCGGGGCTTTTGCAGCCATGGCCTTGCTCGGTTTCACGGTCAACCTGATGACTCTGTTTGCCCTGATTTTAGCCATTGGCATTGTGGTCGACGATGCCATCGTCATCGTGGAAAACTCTTCCTACTATATTGAGAGGGGACTTCCGCCGAAAGAGGCGACTATTAAGGCCATGGGGGAGATAACCGGGCCGGTTCTGGGCATAACCCTGGTGCTCACCGCAGTATTCTTGCCCGCCGCCTTTCTGCCCGGCATCACCGGGCAGTTGTTCCGGCAATTCGCCCTGGTCATTGCCTCCACCGCCATCATCAGTGCCATCAATGCCCTCACCCTCAAACCGGCCCAATGCGCACTGTATCTGCGCCCCTATCAGGAGAGACGACTCAACCTGTTTTATCGTGGATTTAATAAAGTCTATGATTTAATTGAGCACACTTATGTCAGCCTGGTCAGTCGCATGGTGCACCAGAGCGGCCTGATGATGATATTGTTTTTTGTGATTATCGCCGTTGCCGGGTGGCGGTTCGCATCAATGGCCACCGGCTTTCTGCCTACCGAAGACCAGGGATATGCGATCGTAGTGGCCCGATTACCCGATGCCGCGGCTCAGCCCCGGGTGCGCCGGGTTTCGGAGAAAGTCAATGCTATTATCAAGGAGGTCCCAGGAATCGCCGGTTGGGTGACCATTGGCGGCTTTTCCATCCTCGATGGGACTAATGTGCCTAATATCTTCACTTCCTTTGTGACTTATGAGGATTGGAGCACACGGGGCAGCCAATTGAGCCAGGACCGGATCATCGCTAATCTGAGGCATAAGTTTGCCACCATTGAGGAAGCGGAGATCGCGGTCTTGGTGCCGCCGCCGATCCATGGCTTAGGACAGTCCGGCGGTTTCCAGATGATGATCGAAGACCGCCAAAGTCAAGGGTTGGCCGAGTTGCAGAAGGCGGTTACGGAAGTTTTGCGGGCGAGCCGGGGCCAGTCCGGCCTGTACGGCCTGGCCACCACCTTTAGCGCCCGTAGCCCGCAACTCTTTCTGGACATTGACCGGACCAAGGCAGAATCGCTGAATATCCCGCTCAGTAACGTATTCAATACTCTGCAAGCCTACCTGGGGTCTGCCTATGTAAATCTTTTCAACAAATTCAACCAGGTCTTCCAGGTCTATGTTCAGGCTGACGCCCCCTTTCGGAAGAGGCCGGAGGATATTAAAAACCTCTACGTCCGCAACGCTCAAGGTGAAATGGTTCCCCTGGGAACCCTCCTGGAAGTTAAGCGGACCCTCGGCCCTGAGTTGGTCACGCGCTACAATCTCTACCCCGCGGCAGCAGTATTCGGGGCCGCGGCCCCGGGCTTTAGCTCCGGCCAAGCCCTCAATCTGATGGAGCAGGTGGCTGCCAATAATCTGCCTCAGGGCCTGGCCTTCGACTGGACCGCCACCGCTTATCAGGAAAAACTAGTGGGGCACCAGGCCTATTTTATTTACCTGTTGTCCATTACCCTGGTATTCCTGGTGTTGGCCGCCCTCTATGAAAGCTGGACCAGTCCGGCGGCGGTTATCCTGGTGGTGCCCATGGCCTTGGTGGGGGTGCTGCTGGCCCTCATCATCCGGGGCTTCGATAACAATCTCTACACTCAGGTGGGCTTGGTGTTGATGATTGCCTTGGCCAGCAAGAACGCCATCCTGATCGTGGAATTCGCCCGTGAACTGCAGGCTGAGGGGATGACCAGTCGCGAGGCCGCGGTCGAGGCCACCCGTCGCCGTTTCCGCCCTATCGTCATGACCTCTTTCGCTTTTATCTTGGGGGTGGTGCCGCTGTTAATCGCCCGAGGAGCGGGTGCGGCCAGCCAGCAGGCCATCGGCACCGTCGTCTTCGGCGGCATGCTGGCCTCAACCCTGGTGGCCATCCCCTTTGTGCCGGTATTCTATGTGGTTATGGATAGCCTGAGCCAACGCTTCCATAAGACCGCCGCGACTGCAGCTCCTGAGGCCGACAAAGGAATAACGGAGACGGACGATTGATATTGATTCCAGTTGCTAATGGCCCGGGTAGGCCTGCCGGACCACCGGGTCGCGGGCCAGTTCCTGACTTGAGCCTGCCAGGATGATTTGCCCGGTTTCCAGAACATAGCCCCGGTGTGCAATGGTCAGAGCCATATTAGCATTTTGCTCTACTAACAGAACAGTAGTGCCCTGGCGATTAACTTCGCTGATGATCTTGAAGACTTCTCTGACCAACAAGGGGGCCAATCCCATCGAGGACTTATCTAACAGCAATAGGCGGGACCGGCGCATTAAGGCGCGGCCGACGGCCGGCATCTGTTGTTCCCCTCCGGACAGGGTGTTGCCCAATTGATGACCGCGTTCGGCCAACCGTGGAAATAAATTCAGTACGTGCTCCAAATCGGGGCTGATCTGATCATCGCGGCGTCCGTAAGTGGCCAGCCGCAGATTTTCCAAAACCGTCAGGTTGCCAAAAATCCCGCGTCCCTCTGGAACGTGGACAATACCCTGTTGGGCGATGTGATGCGCTGCATGAGTCTTTAAAGGGCGGCTGGTGAAAGCAATTGACCCTCGGGAGATCGGAATTAATCCTGAAATGGCCCGCAAGATGGTCGATTTGCCGGCGCCGTTGGGTCCGATCAGGCCTACCAGTTCCCCGGTCTCGACGGTCAGGGAAAAATCGGTGAGGGCTTTCAATCCGCCAAAATTATGTGATAACTCAAGGACTTCTAATAACGGCACCTGACTCCTCAGCCGGTTTAAAGACATTCGCCTCCCGCAGTCCCATAATCCCGGTAGGGCGAAAGGTCATCAATAACAGCAGCATCAATTTCGCAAATGCGCGCCGCCGGAATAGCATTGCCGGAGGCATTGGGCCCGATGGTGGCCAGCACCTCGTTCTGACTGATCGGCTTCTGGGCTACGGCGGCGGCTGAATCGGCTTGATCTTCATTGTCTTCAATGATTAAGCGGACGGTAATTTTTTATCCCCGACCTGGAGGCCACCGGCCTGATTTATCTGAGTAACCAGTAGGTTAGCAGCTTTTTTTGCAGGAATCTCCCGTACCGGTTTGCTGCCAGTAAGTTCGGCATTTACTCCCAG
Proteins encoded:
- a CDS encoding multidrug efflux RND transporter permease subunit, which translates into the protein MISRFFIERPIFANVIAIIIILLGLVCLFTLPVAQYPEIVPPTIQITTNYPGASAEIVANTVGIPIEQAVNGVEKSIYLSSTSSSTGNYTLTVTFEVGTDLNASLALVQNMVNSALPQLPETVQSQGITIKKVSPNILLVISLYSEDDRYDETFLSNYGVINLQYPLARLPGVGQINVVGAGPYSMRVWLDPNKLQDYSLTTLDVVNAIQQQNVQVAAGQLGGPPVPPDQACQFTINALGRLSDVEQFENIIVKSVRGETAEIVRVRDVARVELSQQYYSNFAGVSGHHASQILVYALPGANSINVANQVRQAMTEMSRTFPEGLRYEIIYDTTKFVDEAIHAVYTTLLEAGILVLIVIMVFLQNWRAMLVPATTVPVTIIGAFAAMALLGFTVNLMTLFALILAIGIVVDDAIVIVENSSYYIERGLPPKEATIKAMGEITGPVLGITLVLTAVFLPAAFLPGITGQLFRQFALVIASTAIISAINALTLKPAQCALYLRPYQERRLNLFYRGFNKVYDLIEHTYVSLVSRMVHQSGLMMILFFVIIAVAGWRFASMATGFLPTEDQGYAIVVARLPDAAAQPRVRRVSEKVNAIIKEVPGIAGWVTIGGFSILDGTNVPNIFTSFVTYEDWSTRGSQLSQDRIIANLRHKFATIEEAEIAVLVPPPIHGLGQSGGFQMMIEDRQSQGLAELQKAVTEVLRASRGQSGLYGLATTFSARSPQLFLDIDRTKAESLNIPLSNVFNTLQAYLGSAYVNLFNKFNQVFQVYVQADAPFRKRPEDIKNLYVRNAQGEMVPLGTLLEVKRTLGPELVTRYNLYPAAAVFGAAAPGFSSGQALNLMEQVAANNLPQGLAFDWTATAYQEKLVGHQAYFIYLLSITLVFLVLAALYESWTSPAAVILVVPMALVGVLLALIIRGFDNNLYTQVGLVLMIALASKNAILIVEFARELQAEGMTSREAAVEATRRRFRPIVMTSFAFILGVVPLLIARGAGAASQQAIGTVVFGGMLASTLVAIPFVPVFYVVMDSLSQRFHKTAATAAPEADKGITETDD
- a CDS encoding ABC transporter ATP-binding protein, with the protein product MSLNRLRSQVPLLEVLELSHNFGGLKALTDFSLTVETGELVGLIGPNGAGKSTILRAISGLIPISRGSIAFTSRPLKTHAAHHIAQQGIVHVPEGRGIFGNLTVLENLRLATYGRRDDQISPDLEHVLNLFPRLAERGHQLGNTLSGGEQQMPAVGRALMRRSRLLLLDKSSMGLAPLLVREVFKIISEVNRQGTTVLLVEQNANMALTIAHRGYVLETGQIILAGSSQELARDPVVRQAYPGH